A part of Myxococcus landrumus genomic DNA contains:
- a CDS encoding putative ABC exporter domain-containing protein, translating to MSFASAVAFLWLASTRNRLRVQLQRLRRPRYLMGALVGLGYIYFFFLRRLDFSPGMRQVPDGVRLFAELSLVSSALVTVFSSWILGPDRPSLTFTESEVVRLFPAPVTSRALLHYKLVRSWMGAGVGALFAALFVGRLVGSSPGFFFVGAWLSLGTLALHTTAASFIRTRVLAWGTRGQVVRWSVVGLVLAVVVLAVSSALDSHPFPRTVGTPGVLRNWVQALVSTPELSAVLWPGRLLVAPALARSSGDFLAALLPVGVLLVAHYAWVRAAAVPFEESAVEQSEARMRERAQQGEGAPARGVSLASRKTPFRLSARGRPEVGLIWKNLIIRRRMAGGMVSVLAALLVGVAVVAMMGEARLFTDTRRVLGPMALSLAAMLAVVGPSVFRMDLRMDLPKLDLLRALPLAGWQVVGAELAASALVLGALQWGLLAVGLVSGPGAEDPWLLTWWWPGGLALVMVLPSMALAGLLVQNAAVVLFPAWVPADRAGGSRGIEALGQRLLTLMGSLVVSLLGLLPAAIAGGLVGFVLAGTLDVWAVPIAGMAASAVLLGEVVFGVFWLGRAFEHLDISEERS from the coding sequence GTGAGCTTCGCGAGCGCGGTGGCCTTCTTGTGGCTTGCGTCCACGCGCAATCGATTGAGGGTCCAGCTCCAGCGGTTGCGCAGGCCGCGCTACCTCATGGGCGCGTTGGTGGGGCTGGGCTACATCTACTTCTTCTTCCTGCGCCGGTTGGACTTCTCGCCTGGCATGAGACAGGTGCCCGACGGGGTGCGCTTGTTCGCGGAGCTGTCGCTCGTGTCCTCCGCGCTCGTCACGGTGTTCTCCTCGTGGATTCTGGGGCCGGACCGCCCGTCGTTGACCTTCACGGAGTCGGAGGTGGTGCGGCTGTTTCCCGCGCCCGTCACGAGTCGCGCGCTGTTGCACTACAAGCTGGTGCGAAGCTGGATGGGCGCGGGTGTGGGCGCGCTGTTCGCCGCCTTGTTCGTGGGCCGGCTGGTGGGGTCGAGTCCGGGCTTCTTCTTCGTGGGGGCCTGGCTCTCGCTGGGGACGTTGGCCCTGCACACCACGGCCGCGTCCTTCATCCGCACACGCGTGTTGGCCTGGGGCACGCGGGGGCAGGTGGTTCGCTGGAGCGTGGTGGGGCTGGTGCTCGCGGTGGTGGTGCTCGCGGTCTCCTCCGCGCTGGACTCACACCCGTTCCCCAGGACGGTGGGCACGCCCGGAGTCCTGCGGAACTGGGTACAAGCGCTGGTGTCCACGCCGGAGCTGAGCGCGGTGCTGTGGCCTGGACGCTTGCTGGTGGCGCCGGCCCTCGCGCGAAGCTCCGGTGACTTCCTCGCCGCGCTCCTGCCGGTGGGCGTGCTGCTGGTGGCGCACTACGCCTGGGTGCGCGCGGCGGCCGTGCCCTTCGAGGAGTCGGCGGTGGAGCAATCCGAGGCGCGCATGCGCGAGCGCGCCCAACAGGGAGAAGGTGCCCCCGCGCGTGGGGTGTCGCTTGCTTCACGCAAGACGCCCTTCCGCTTGTCTGCGCGGGGGCGTCCCGAGGTGGGGCTCATCTGGAAGAACCTCATCATCCGCAGGCGGATGGCGGGAGGCATGGTGTCGGTGCTGGCCGCGCTGCTGGTGGGCGTCGCCGTGGTGGCGATGATGGGCGAGGCCCGGCTCTTCACGGACACGCGGCGGGTGCTGGGGCCGATGGCCTTGTCGCTGGCCGCGATGCTCGCGGTGGTGGGGCCGAGCGTCTTTCGCATGGACCTGCGAATGGACCTGCCCAAGCTGGACTTGCTGCGCGCGTTGCCGCTCGCGGGCTGGCAGGTCGTGGGGGCGGAGCTGGCGGCCTCCGCGCTGGTGCTGGGCGCGCTGCAATGGGGGCTCCTGGCGGTCGGACTGGTGAGCGGCCCTGGCGCGGAGGACCCCTGGCTGCTGACGTGGTGGTGGCCGGGAGGACTGGCGCTGGTGATGGTGCTGCCCTCGATGGCGCTGGCCGGGTTGCTCGTGCAGAACGCGGCGGTGGTCTTGTTTCCCGCGTGGGTGCCCGCGGACAGGGCAGGGGGCTCGCGGGGAATCGAGGCGTTGGGACAGCGCTTGTTGACGCTGATGGGCTCGCTGGTGGTGTCGCTGCTGGGGCTGTTGCCGGCGGCGATTGCGGGCGGGCTGGTGGGCTTCGTCCTCGCGGGCACACTGGACGTCTGGGCCGTCCCCATCGCGGGTATGGCCGCTTCAGCGGTGCTGTTGGGCGAGGTGGTGTTCGGTGTGTTCTGGCTCGGCCGTGCTTTTGAACACCTGGATATCTCCGAGGAGCGTTCTTAG
- a CDS encoding response regulator — MTQQIRALVVDDSQAMRRSIMYALQRISGMVCTEAQDGAEGLKKLTQGRFDLVLTDINMPLMDGLKLIHHIRQATDHRGVPIVVITTEGAAADRERAMNLGASAYLVKPVQAKVVMDTVRDLLKLD, encoded by the coding sequence ATGACGCAGCAGATTCGAGCCCTGGTGGTGGACGACTCGCAGGCCATGCGGCGCAGCATCATGTACGCGTTGCAGCGCATCAGCGGGATGGTCTGCACCGAGGCACAAGACGGTGCCGAGGGCCTGAAGAAGTTGACCCAGGGGCGCTTCGACCTGGTGCTCACCGACATCAACATGCCGTTGATGGATGGGCTGAAGCTCATCCACCACATCCGGCAGGCGACGGACCATCGGGGCGTGCCCATCGTCGTCATCACCACCGAAGGCGCCGCGGCCGACCGCGAGCGGGCGATGAACCTGGGCGCCAGCGCGTACCTGGTGAAGCCCGTGCAGGCCAAGGTGGTGATGGACACGGTGCGCGACCTGCTGAAGCTGGACTGA
- a CDS encoding NAD(P)-dependent oxidoreductase — MKLGFVGLGNMGLPMAKNLLAAGHEVVVWNRTAARAEPLVRQGARVAATPAEAAKGAEVVFSMLADDRAAEAVALGPQGIIEGLSKGAVHVSSSTISVALSQKLTDAHASAGQGYVSSPVFGRPEAADAKQLWVLAAGAKADVERCRPALEALGRGLTVLGEQASMANVAKLSGNFLIAAMLETLAEAFAFTRKSGIEPKQFMELFQSVFARSPIFERYAQAIADEKYSPAGFAMRLGLKDVGLVLDAARAAEVPMPLASLVRDQYLGGVAQGHGDLDWSALGALVAERAGLPGPR, encoded by the coding sequence ATGAAGCTGGGGTTCGTGGGACTGGGCAATATGGGCTTGCCCATGGCGAAGAACTTGCTCGCCGCGGGGCATGAGGTGGTGGTGTGGAACCGCACCGCCGCGCGAGCCGAGCCCTTGGTCAGGCAGGGCGCCCGGGTGGCGGCCACGCCCGCGGAGGCGGCGAAGGGCGCGGAGGTCGTCTTCAGCATGCTCGCGGATGACCGCGCGGCGGAGGCGGTGGCCCTGGGGCCGCAAGGCATCATCGAAGGGCTCTCGAAGGGCGCCGTGCACGTCTCGTCGAGCACCATCTCCGTGGCGCTCTCCCAGAAGCTGACGGATGCCCACGCGAGCGCGGGCCAGGGCTACGTGTCTTCGCCCGTGTTCGGCCGTCCCGAGGCCGCCGACGCGAAGCAGCTCTGGGTGCTGGCCGCGGGCGCGAAGGCGGACGTGGAGCGCTGCCGGCCCGCGCTGGAGGCCCTGGGGCGCGGCCTCACGGTGCTCGGTGAGCAGGCGTCCATGGCCAACGTGGCGAAGCTGTCCGGCAACTTCCTCATCGCGGCGATGTTGGAGACGCTCGCGGAGGCGTTCGCCTTCACGCGCAAGTCCGGCATCGAGCCGAAGCAGTTCATGGAGCTCTTCCAGAGCGTCTTCGCGCGCTCGCCCATCTTCGAGCGCTACGCGCAGGCCATCGCCGACGAGAAGTACTCCCCCGCGGGCTTCGCCATGCGGCTGGGGCTCAAGGACGTGGGCCTGGTGCTGGACGCGGCGCGCGCGGCGGAGGTGCCCATGCCGCTGGCCAGCCTCGTGCGGGACCAGTACCTCGGGGGCGTGGCTCAAGGGCATGGGGACCTGGACTGGTCCGCCTTGGGGGCGCTCGTCGCGGAGCGCGCCGGCCTGCCCGGGCCTCGGTGA
- a CDS encoding RagB/SusD family nutrient uptake outer membrane protein: MNIYQTKRALVALCAALGLGGCGSLEIGDLNNPSLDDFRNNPTESGVNSASTGLIIGHRANVSPPNGYVAQLGVIGREAYVFDPADPRAIDEMLGPTMDPGGGAYGGNHWAAPYGNIRNANTLLAALEKVGGRPTDAEKEGIRGFAKTIMALDFLVIINTRDTNGAPIDVDRPLGQLAPIENKEAVFNHIIKLLDEADGHLSRASPAFSFRLTTGFRGFDTPATFRKFNRAVRARVSVYTGRNQEALTALSESFIVSNVGADEGSKVAALTSLNIGVYHVFRASSGDTDNGLLARTVYGHPSVELDAEKTPAGVVDDRFTRKMTKQATLATAAGGRLSTDLRFIMYPSADTPIPIIRNEELILLRAEANIGLRNFGPAAEDINYIRTRSGRLPEKALDESNILDELLQQKRYSLLFEGGHRWIDLRRYNRLDTLPRNLSPDYAPHPWFPIPVAEIDSRK, encoded by the coding sequence ATGAACATCTACCAGACGAAGAGAGCATTGGTGGCGTTGTGCGCGGCGCTCGGACTGGGCGGCTGCGGCAGCCTGGAAATCGGCGACCTCAACAATCCCAGCCTGGATGATTTCCGGAACAACCCCACCGAGTCCGGCGTGAACAGCGCGTCCACGGGCCTCATCATCGGCCACCGCGCGAACGTGTCCCCGCCGAACGGCTACGTCGCGCAGCTGGGTGTCATCGGGCGCGAGGCGTACGTCTTCGACCCGGCGGACCCCCGCGCCATCGACGAGATGCTCGGGCCCACCATGGACCCGGGTGGCGGCGCGTACGGTGGCAACCACTGGGCGGCGCCCTACGGCAACATCCGCAACGCCAACACGCTCCTGGCCGCGCTGGAGAAGGTCGGCGGACGCCCGACCGACGCGGAGAAGGAAGGCATCCGCGGCTTCGCGAAGACCATCATGGCGCTGGACTTCCTGGTGATCATCAACACCCGGGACACCAACGGCGCCCCCATCGACGTGGACCGCCCGCTGGGCCAGCTGGCGCCCATCGAGAACAAGGAGGCGGTGTTCAACCACATCATCAAGCTGCTCGATGAGGCGGATGGGCACCTGTCCCGCGCGAGCCCGGCGTTCTCGTTCCGCCTGACCACGGGCTTCCGGGGCTTCGACACGCCCGCCACGTTCCGCAAGTTCAACCGCGCGGTGCGTGCTCGCGTGTCCGTCTACACGGGCCGGAACCAGGAGGCGCTGACGGCGCTGAGCGAGTCCTTCATCGTCTCGAACGTCGGGGCCGACGAGGGCTCGAAGGTCGCGGCGCTCACCTCGCTGAACATCGGCGTGTACCACGTGTTCCGCGCGTCCTCGGGCGACACGGACAACGGCCTGCTCGCGCGGACCGTCTACGGACACCCCTCCGTCGAGCTGGACGCCGAGAAGACCCCCGCGGGCGTGGTGGATGACCGCTTCACGCGCAAGATGACCAAGCAGGCCACCCTCGCCACGGCGGCGGGCGGCCGGCTGTCGACGGACCTGCGCTTCATCATGTACCCGAGCGCGGACACCCCGATTCCCATCATCCGCAACGAGGAGCTCATCCTCCTGCGGGCGGAGGCCAACATCGGGCTGCGCAACTTCGGCCCCGCGGCGGAAGACATCAACTACATCCGCACGCGCTCCGGCCGGCTCCCGGAGAAGGCGCTCGACGAGTCCAACATCCTCGACGAGCTCCTGCAGCAGAAGCGCTACTCGCTGCTGTTCGAGGGCGGCCACCGGTGGATCGACCTGCGTCGCTACAACCGGCTGGACACGCTCCCGCGCAACCTGAGCCCGGACTACGCGCCGCACCCGTGGTTCCCCATTCCGGTCGCTGAAATCGACAGCCGGAAGTAG
- a CDS encoding protein-glutamate methylesterase/protein-glutamine glutaminase, with the protein MSERTPVSVLVVDDSAQNRYTLTRLLESTPDVRVLDRAADGEEGLKKVLELKPDVVTLDLEMPKLGGFTFLRLLMRTSPTPVIVISSYAHRSDVFKALELGAFDFIAKPTRGTQEELEKMRVELLEKVHAALHVRPGQRHASPGARALAVAGELPLVVAVGASTGGPPAVQRVLEGLASEPTPCVLVSQHMPAQFTRAFAERLDRIGPFTVTEASEGDVVQPGHVYIAPGGRHLVVVERGTRLELHTPPPTPLDKYAPSVDRLFTSVAQVLGNRALAVVLTGMGADGAQGAREIHRVGGEVWAESEETAVVFGMPGEAVAAGAVKRVLRLGEIGPALAAWARKRR; encoded by the coding sequence ATGAGCGAGCGGACTCCTGTCTCGGTGCTGGTCGTCGACGACTCCGCGCAGAACCGGTACACGCTGACCCGGTTGTTGGAGTCCACGCCCGACGTGCGGGTCCTGGACCGGGCGGCGGATGGTGAGGAGGGGCTGAAGAAGGTCCTGGAGTTGAAGCCGGACGTGGTGACGTTGGACCTGGAGATGCCCAAGCTGGGCGGCTTCACGTTCCTGCGGCTCCTGATGCGCACGTCGCCCACGCCGGTCATCGTCATCTCCAGCTACGCGCACCGCTCGGATGTCTTCAAGGCGCTGGAGCTGGGGGCCTTCGACTTCATCGCCAAGCCCACGCGGGGCACGCAGGAAGAGCTCGAGAAGATGCGCGTGGAGCTGCTCGAGAAGGTGCACGCGGCGCTGCACGTGCGGCCGGGACAGCGTCACGCGTCGCCTGGCGCACGCGCCCTCGCGGTGGCGGGTGAGCTTCCGTTGGTGGTGGCGGTGGGCGCATCGACGGGAGGTCCGCCCGCGGTGCAGCGGGTCCTGGAAGGGCTCGCCTCGGAGCCGACGCCTTGTGTGCTGGTGAGTCAGCACATGCCCGCGCAGTTCACCCGGGCCTTCGCGGAGCGGCTGGACCGCATCGGCCCGTTCACCGTGACGGAGGCGAGCGAGGGCGATGTGGTGCAGCCGGGGCACGTGTACATCGCCCCGGGGGGCAGGCACCTGGTGGTGGTGGAGCGAGGGACGCGGCTGGAGCTGCATACCCCTCCGCCCACGCCGTTGGACAAGTACGCGCCGAGCGTGGACCGCCTCTTCACCAGCGTGGCGCAGGTGTTGGGGAATCGAGCGCTGGCGGTGGTGCTGACGGGGATGGGGGCGGATGGGGCCCAGGGGGCGCGGGAGATTCACCGCGTGGGCGGCGAGGTCTGGGCCGAGTCCGAGGAGACGGCGGTGGTCTTCGGCATGCCGGGCGAGGCCGTCGCCGCGGGGGCGGTGAAGCGGGTGCTCCGGCTGGGAGAGATTGGACCCGCCCTGGCGGCCTGGGCTCGGAAGCGGCGGTGA
- a CDS encoding ABC transporter ATP-binding protein, with product MDFVLRVANLEKSYGAVKAVQGLTFTVAPGEVLGLVGPNGAGKTSTLRCLAGILPPTSGRVVVAGYDLAKDSVDAKRELAFLPDEPRFFDYLTVWEHLNFTARLYGVEDWEARGRALLEEMELTGKEKALPSELSRGMKQKLSIACGFLHSPKLILLDEPLTGLDPIGIRRMKDSLRRRAEEGAALVLSSHLLPLVEELCHRLLVIAGGRAMALGSLDAIRARLSGPDAANASLEDVFVRITSGAGTETPSP from the coding sequence ATGGACTTCGTCCTTCGAGTCGCGAACCTGGAGAAGAGCTACGGCGCGGTGAAGGCCGTGCAGGGGCTGACCTTCACGGTGGCGCCGGGAGAGGTGTTGGGGCTCGTGGGGCCCAACGGCGCGGGGAAGACGTCCACGCTGCGGTGTCTGGCGGGCATCCTGCCGCCCACGTCGGGGCGGGTGGTGGTGGCGGGCTATGACCTGGCGAAGGACTCGGTGGATGCCAAGCGGGAGCTGGCCTTCCTGCCGGACGAGCCTCGCTTCTTCGACTACCTCACGGTGTGGGAGCACCTGAACTTCACGGCGCGCCTCTACGGTGTGGAGGACTGGGAAGCACGAGGCCGGGCGCTGCTGGAGGAGATGGAGCTGACGGGCAAGGAGAAGGCGCTGCCGAGCGAGCTGTCGCGAGGCATGAAGCAGAAGCTCTCCATCGCCTGTGGCTTCCTGCACTCGCCCAAGCTCATCCTCCTGGATGAGCCGCTCACGGGGCTGGACCCCATCGGCATCCGGCGCATGAAGGACTCGCTGCGCCGGCGCGCGGAGGAGGGGGCGGCGTTGGTGTTGTCCTCGCATCTGTTGCCGCTGGTGGAGGAGCTGTGTCACCGGCTGCTGGTGATTGCCGGTGGACGCGCCATGGCGCTGGGCAGTCTGGATGCGATTCGTGCGCGACTGAGCGGACCGGATGCCGCGAATGCCTCGCTGGAGGACGTGTTCGTGCGCATCACCAGCGGGGCGGGAACGGAGACACCCTCACCGTGA
- a CDS encoding CheR family methyltransferase translates to MARFDDSRPEMSAEEFRLLRDHVYSHCGILVHEDMKFVMERRLWPRLEVLGTPDFSAYHRYLRYDANRHVELEAAVESLTTHETYFFREPSQLKAFREELLPILEKRNARTRRLRLWSAGCSSGEEAYTLAMLLKDERRFDDWDVEVYGTDISRRVLTMARRAEYGPSALRATSADLLERFFLPTGHAKVRVRDEVRAMVSFGHHNLLDEAGSQLVAKMDAVFCRNVMIYFDQSARRKVLRILRDRLVPGGYLLLGHSENLLNLGADFELVHLRGDLVYRRPELPGLAGSEPR, encoded by the coding sequence GTGGCTCGCTTCGACGACAGCCGGCCGGAGATGTCCGCGGAGGAGTTCCGTCTCCTCAGGGACCACGTGTACTCGCACTGCGGCATCCTCGTGCACGAGGACATGAAGTTCGTGATGGAGCGGCGCCTGTGGCCCCGGCTGGAGGTGCTGGGCACGCCGGACTTCAGCGCGTACCACCGCTACCTGCGCTACGACGCGAACCGGCATGTGGAGCTGGAAGCCGCCGTCGAGTCCCTCACGACACACGAGACGTACTTCTTCCGAGAGCCTTCGCAGTTGAAGGCGTTCCGCGAGGAGCTGCTCCCCATCCTGGAGAAGCGCAACGCGCGCACGCGCCGGCTGCGGCTGTGGTCCGCGGGGTGCTCCTCCGGAGAAGAGGCGTACACGCTGGCGATGCTCCTCAAGGACGAGCGCCGCTTCGACGACTGGGACGTGGAGGTCTACGGCACGGACATCTCCCGGCGCGTGCTGACGATGGCTCGGCGCGCGGAGTATGGGCCTTCCGCGCTGCGCGCCACGTCGGCGGACCTGCTGGAGCGCTTCTTCCTGCCAACGGGGCACGCCAAGGTGCGGGTGCGCGATGAAGTCCGCGCGATGGTGTCCTTCGGTCACCACAACCTGCTGGATGAAGCGGGCAGTCAGCTCGTGGCGAAGATGGACGCGGTGTTCTGCCGCAACGTGATGATCTACTTCGACCAGTCCGCGCGCAGGAAGGTGCTGCGCATCCTGCGGGACAGGTTGGTGCCTGGGGGATATCTGCTGCTGGGGCACTCGGAGAACCTGTTGAACCTGGGCGCGGACTTCGAGCTGGTACACCTGCGAGGAGACCTGGTGTACCGCCGGCCCGAGCTGCCCGGCCTGGCTGGGAGTGAGCCGCGATGA
- a CDS encoding HEAT repeat domain-containing protein, with amino-acid sequence MSRQQGSPAEEARYRALQDLDPRGDNLVEVLIAGLHDESWRVRHAAAEGLQRLSTPSPEQVATRLVSVLGERGQTGARNAAAEALAGLGLAALGPLVTLLGHVDPDQRKFAADILGQLRRREAEVPLVQALSDADLNVRVSVSESLGRVGGEHAVHALEHLLGDSEPLMRLSALEGLANLRSPPSLPVVEALLEDARLRRSAFRVLGLIPEVAATERLCGGLASELRSMREAALAALGTQAALVAPEQRGEQDAVIRDALRRLPDTRERLARALEVEDVAVRAGALVAVAALGDASLAVPVAEVAREDRLLRDVLSTLGRLGLEGGRALLAAMADLSVPARAAAVEALVDLVDPSSVTPLCALLEWAEDDLRGVVVRALGRTRSAEAASPLVDLLRDSVTAGAATRALGVLAGSCRAAVVATLQDAVERRATPAAVAVLARVGGRPALPLLRRLARDVDPRWRAAAVDVAGEVDGGVGKELARAALADEATPVRAAGVRAMGRLGGSDAGALLRPALQDEDVFVRRVAVEAVGESGASDRAADLEALVRHPDGALATAAVRALSRLGLVELRVLREASEHPDPEVVKAVLSAVSGEGLALAVSLLEHSHWDVRAAAARVLGESGGTECLGPVRRALEVETDVLPRQALADAVARLSRR; translated from the coding sequence ATGAGTCGCCAGCAAGGCTCGCCCGCGGAGGAGGCCCGGTACCGCGCGCTTCAAGACCTGGATCCACGCGGGGACAACCTCGTCGAGGTGCTCATCGCGGGCCTCCATGACGAGAGCTGGCGGGTGAGGCATGCGGCGGCGGAGGGACTTCAGCGCCTGTCGACCCCCTCGCCTGAGCAGGTGGCCACGCGACTGGTGAGTGTGTTGGGCGAGCGGGGCCAGACAGGCGCGCGCAACGCGGCGGCGGAGGCGTTGGCGGGGCTGGGGCTCGCGGCGCTCGGCCCGCTGGTGACGCTCCTGGGCCATGTAGACCCCGACCAGCGCAAGTTCGCGGCGGACATCCTCGGACAGCTCCGGCGACGTGAGGCCGAAGTCCCGCTGGTGCAGGCTCTGAGCGACGCGGACCTCAACGTCCGCGTGTCCGTGTCGGAGTCACTGGGGCGGGTGGGCGGCGAGCACGCGGTGCACGCCTTGGAGCATTTGCTGGGAGATTCAGAGCCGCTCATGCGGCTGTCGGCCTTGGAGGGCCTGGCGAATCTCAGGAGTCCCCCTTCGCTGCCGGTGGTCGAAGCGCTGCTGGAGGATGCACGGCTGCGGCGGAGTGCGTTCCGCGTGCTCGGCTTGATTCCCGAGGTAGCGGCCACCGAGCGGCTCTGTGGGGGCCTGGCGTCGGAGCTTCGCTCGATGCGCGAGGCCGCGCTCGCCGCGCTGGGAACACAAGCGGCGCTGGTGGCTCCCGAGCAGCGAGGCGAACAGGACGCCGTCATCCGAGACGCGTTGCGACGCTTGCCAGACACGCGAGAGCGTCTGGCGCGAGCACTGGAGGTCGAGGACGTCGCGGTGCGAGCAGGGGCGCTGGTCGCCGTCGCCGCGCTGGGAGATGCGTCCTTGGCGGTGCCGGTGGCGGAGGTGGCGCGCGAGGACCGGTTGTTGCGAGACGTGCTGTCCACGCTCGGGCGGTTGGGCTTGGAGGGAGGGCGCGCGTTGTTGGCGGCGATGGCGGATTTGTCCGTGCCCGCGAGGGCGGCGGCGGTCGAGGCGCTGGTGGACCTGGTGGACCCGAGCTCCGTCACGCCGCTGTGTGCGTTGCTCGAGTGGGCGGAGGATGACTTGCGCGGGGTGGTGGTGCGGGCGCTCGGGCGTACGCGCTCGGCGGAGGCCGCGAGCCCGCTGGTCGACCTGCTGCGGGATTCGGTGACGGCGGGTGCGGCGACGCGGGCGCTGGGGGTGCTCGCCGGAAGTTGCAGGGCCGCGGTGGTGGCGACGCTTCAGGACGCGGTGGAGCGGCGTGCCACGCCCGCGGCGGTGGCGGTGTTGGCCCGCGTGGGAGGCCGGCCCGCGCTGCCGTTGCTGCGGCGGCTGGCGAGGGATGTGGACCCTCGCTGGCGTGCGGCGGCGGTGGATGTCGCGGGCGAGGTGGACGGAGGCGTGGGGAAGGAACTGGCGCGCGCCGCGCTCGCGGATGAGGCGACGCCCGTGCGGGCGGCGGGTGTGCGCGCCATGGGCCGTCTGGGTGGCTCGGACGCGGGGGCCCTGTTGCGCCCCGCGCTCCAGGACGAGGATGTCTTCGTGCGCAGGGTGGCGGTGGAGGCGGTGGGCGAGAGCGGTGCGAGCGACAGGGCCGCGGACCTGGAGGCGCTGGTGAGGCACCCGGATGGGGCGTTGGCGACGGCGGCGGTGCGGGCGTTGTCTCGGCTGGGACTGGTGGAGCTTCGCGTGTTGCGGGAGGCCTCGGAGCATCCCGACCCGGAGGTGGTGAAGGCGGTGCTGTCGGCGGTGTCGGGGGAGGGGCTGGCGCTGGCGGTGTCGCTGTTGGAGCATTCCCACTGGGACGTGCGCGCGGCGGCGGCTCGGGTGCTGGGGGAGTCCGGCGGAACGGAATGCCTGGGGCCGGTCCGGCGAGCGCTGGAGGTGGAGACGGACGTGCTGCCCCGGCAGGCGCTGGCGGACGCGGTGGCGCGCTTGTCTCGGCGCTGA